A genomic stretch from Erigeron canadensis isolate Cc75 chromosome 9, C_canadensis_v1, whole genome shotgun sequence includes:
- the LOC122582420 gene encoding auxin-induced in root cultures protein 12-like: protein MICHDTSKQPFPILRFKKLFMYPFFVKNLFPTPPKKKPTLSIAMAFHFHQSTLFTLLLSLIFITTPSHSLNCSSQKLANNLYTNCTNLPTLDSSLHWTHDTKTSTLVIAFVAPPAKPNGWIAWAINPTQHGMAGSQALIAFKNSNGSMNVKTYNISSYSDIVEGKIAFDVTDLKAEYSGGSMKIYATLKLPKEMTQVNHVWQVGSEVMEGMPAKHEFQPANLKAMGKLQLKMVEKAKSSSNDTTTATNTTTGTSVGSPVIAPSPSPNNTNEGYRNRSIMYVFFVLIVGALISN from the exons ATGATTTGCCATGACACATCAAAACAACCTTTTCCAATTCTAAGATTCAAAAAGCTATTTATGTACCCTTTCTTCGTCAAAAACTTATTTCCCacaccccccaaaaaaaaaccaACTCTCTCCATAGCCATGGCATTTCACTTTCACCAATCAACACTCTTTACCCTCCTACTATCCCTCATTTTCATAACCACACCTTCACATTCTCTCAACTGTTCTTCACAAAAACTTGCAAACAATCTCTACACAAACTGCACAAATCTCCCAACACTTGACTCATCTCTCCATTGGACTCACGACACAAAAACATCGACTCTTGTTATCGCATTTGTCGCGCCTCCTGCTAAGCCCAACGGATGGATCGCTTGGGCTATTAACCCAACACAACATGGCATGGCTGGTTCACAAGCCTTGATTGCTTTTAAAAACTCAAATGGGTCGATGAATGTCAAGACTTATAACATTAGTTCGTATTCTGATATTGTTGAAGGTAAGATTGCGTTTGATGTGACGGATTTGAAAGCAGAGTATAGCGGTGGGTCCATGAAGATCTACGCCACTTTGAAGTTGCCAAAGGAAATGACTCAG GTGAATCATGTATGGCAAGTGGGGAGTGAAGTAATGGAAGGAATGCCGGCAAAACATGAGTTTCAGCCAGCAAATTTGAAGGCAATGGGAAAGCTGCAACTGAAAATGGTAGAGAAAGCAAAGAGTAGTAGTAATGATACAACAACAGCTACAAACACTACTACAGGTACAAGTGTTGGAAGTCCTGTTATTGCCCCAAGTCCAAGCCCTAACAACACTAATGAGGGTTACAGAAATAGATcaattatgtatgtattttttgtgCTTATTGTTGGGGCTTTGATCTCAAATTAA
- the LOC122581792 gene encoding E3 ubiquitin-protein ligase CHIP-like codes for MAKGVISAADQAEQLKQDGNTYFKKNRLGAAIDAYTEAITLCPNIPVYWTNRALCHLKRNDWTRVEEDCLKAVQLDNKSVKGHYMLGLALLQKEKYAEGIKELQRALDLGRGAHPNSYMVEEIWQELATAKYQEWERDSTKRSWELRRLKESCETALEEKYSRDDVSQKTDDTDEISNSTSEQLAALKLVFDKAAEADTPTDVPDYLCCKITLDIFRDPVITPSGLTYERAVILDHLEKVGKFDPITRETLFASQLIPNLAIKEAVEAFLEKHGWAYKMD; via the exons ATGGCGAAAGGCGTGATATCAGCAGCCGATCAAGCAGAACAACTTAAACAAGATGGAAACACCTATTTCAAAAAAAACCGTTTAGGTGCTGCTATTGATGCTTACACTGAG GCGATCACTTTGTGCCCTAATATTCCAGTTTATTGGACTAATCGTGCTTTATGCCATCTCAAACGCAA TGATTGGACAAGAGTTGAAGAGGACTGTTTGAAGGCTGTTCAGCTTGATAATAAATCTGTCAAG GGTCATTACATGCTAGGGCTTGCACTACTACAAAAGGAAAAATATGCTGAAGGAATAAAAGAATTGCAAAGG GCTTTGGATCTTGGGAGAGGTGCACACCCTAATAGTTATATGGTGGAGGAGATATGGCAGGAGTTGGCAACAGCAAAATATCAGGAGTGGGAGCGTGATTCCACGAAACGATCTTGGGAATTACGAAGACTCAA AGAATCTTGTGAGACCGCTCTTGAAGAAAAATATTCGCGTGATGATGTTAGTCAAAAGACAGACGATACTGATGAAATTAGTAATTCTACATCAGAACAATTAGCAGCTCTGAAATTAGTATTTGATAAAGCTGCAGAAGCCGACACACCAACAGAt GTACCCGACTATCTTTGTTGCAAAATAACACTCGATATATTTCGTGATCCTGTCATTACTCCAAGTGGTTTAACTTATGAAAGAGCTGTCATTCTTGATCATCTAGAAAAG GTTGGGAAATTTGATCCAATTACTCGGGAAACCCTTTTCGCATCACAATTAATTCCAAACCTGGCAATTAAAGAAGCAGTAGAAGCATTTTTGGAAAAGCATGGTTGGGCATATAAGATGGATTAA
- the LOC122581767 gene encoding U-box domain-containing protein 9-like — translation MAKSGVFEKDPTDKNLKKELQKLVKAIVEDEDYGFRFTELIDKATKTLQDLKQGTNNLNDHHHDIIDDDKTTSCPQEYYCPLSKEIMRDPVIISTGKTYDRCSIQKWLKAGNRTCPRTQQVLSHTILTPNHLVRDMITQWCKNRGVRFPSPPLQYSNEDGLTEADHNHFVSLLRKLASSSLSEQKEAASTLRSLTKKIPSFRAFFGESSDAIPQLLSPLSGKTSEIDPNLQEDLITTLLNLSIHDNNKKLVAETPMAIPVLLDALELGTIETRSNAAATLFTLSALDSNKSLIGKAGALKPLIDLLDEGNVLAMKDAASAIFNLCIVHENKSRAVREGAVSVLLSKISDKVQVDELLAILAMLSSNQRAIEEMGDCEAVSCLFALIKETTCARNKENCIAIIYAICFNDRTKWKEMREEESKYGTLSQLAQNGTSRAKRKANGILDRINRPFNRTHTA, via the exons ATGGCTAAAAGTGGAGTGTTTGAAAAAGATCCCACCGACAAAAACTTGAAGAAAGAGTTACAGAAACTTGTTAAAGCAATTGTTGAAGATGAAGATTATGGATTTAGATTTACAGAGCTTATTGATAAAGCTACAAAAACATTACAAGATTTAAAACAGGGGACTAACAATCTTaatgatcatcatcatgatATTATTGATGATGATAAAACGACGTCGTGTCCTCAAGAATATTATTGTCCTCTTTCTAAAGAAATCATGAGAGACCCTGTTATCATCTCTACTGGAAAA ACATATGATAGATGTTCAATACAAAAATGGTTAAAAGCAGGGAACAGAACATGCCCAAGGACACAACAAGTTCTTTCCCACACGATTTTAACCCCAAACCATTTGGTTCGAGATATGATCACACAATGGTGCAAGAATCGTGGTGTTCGGTTTCCTAGTCCCCCACTTCAGTATTCGAATGAAGACGGGTTAACTGAGGCTGATCACAATCATTTTGTATCGCTTCTCAGGAAGTTGGCATCTTCGAGTTTGTCTGAACAGAAAGAGGCTGCAAGTACGTTACGTTCATTGACTAAGAAAATCCCTTCTTTTCGCGCGTTTTTTGGTGAATCTAGTGATGCCATACCTCAGTTGTTATCCCCATTGTCCGGGAAGACTAGTGAAATTGACCCTAATCTTCAAGAGGATTTAATCACGACGCTTTTGAATCTATCAATCCATGATAATAACAAGAAACTCGTTGCAGAAACACCTATGGCGATTCCTGTGTTACTAGATGCGTTAGAATTAGGGACTATTGAAACTAGAAGCAATGCAGCTGCAACCCTTTTCACCTTATCAGCATTGGATTCCAATAAGTCACTAATTGGTAAAGCTGGTGCTTTAAAGCCGCTTATTGATCTTTTAGACGAAGGGAATGTGTTGGCTATGAAGGATGCTGCTTCTGCAATCTTTAACTTGTGTATAGTTCATGAAAATAAGAGCAGAGCAGTGCGTGAAGGTGCAGTAAGCGTGCTTTTGAGTAAAATTAGCGACAAGGTTCAAGTGGACGAGTTATTAGCCATTCTTGCTATGCTTTCAAGTAACCAAAGGGCTATTGAAGAAATGGGTGATTGTGAAGCAGTTTCTTGTTTGTTTGCTTTGATAAAGGAGACGACATGTGCACGAAACAAAGAGAATTGTATCGCGATTATCTACGCCATATGTTTCAATGACAGAACAAAATGGAAGGAAATGAGAGAAGAAGAAAGCAAGTATGGGACTCTTTCACAGCTTGCCCAAAACGGGACCTCACGAGCAAAAAGGAAAGCTAACGGCATCCTTGATCGGATTAACAGACCTTTTAACCGCACCCATACCGCCTGA